The region CCCAGCGGGGGTGACAGGGGGCGTGTCCCCTACGCCCAGCGGAGCTGGCCGGCGAAGGGCGGAAGCCCGACGGTGCAAGCACCGCGGCCACCGGCCGCGCCAGATTTGGGGGTGACAGGGGGTTCGCCCCGTACGACCAGCAGAGCTCTTCGAGGCAAGCGTAAGGCCCGCAGTGAAATCATCGTCCGCGCAGCGGACTTCACATTCGGGGGTGACAGGGGGCGTGCCCCCTATGACCAGCGGAGATCTCTCATGAAGATCTTAGTGCTCGGCGGCGGCGGGTTCATCGGCCCGCGTGTGATGCGGCGTTTGCTCGATCGCGGTCACGACGTGGCCTGCATGGACGTGAACACGAATTCGCCCTTGCTGGCGGCCCTGCGGGAAAAGGTCCAGCTCTCCCGCGGCGACGTCACGCTGATGGACGACGTGATCGAGGCGATGTTGGAGAGCAAGCCAGACCGCGTGCTCAACCTCGCCTACCTGCTCGGCTCCGGCGACGAAGACCCGCACTTCGCCGTGCGCCTCAACATCCTCGGTATGGATAACTGCTTCGAGGCGGCGCGCCTCTGCGGCATCAAGCGGGTGATCTACGCGAGCTCGCTTGCCGTCTACGGCCAGCAGCGCCACTTCGGCGAGCGCGCCCTCACGGAGGACGATCTGCGCCTGGGCACGGGCGTCTACGCCGCCTCCAAGATCTACAACGAGCACCAGGCCGAGTGGTACAACCGCGCCTACCAGATGCAGATCACCGGCGTGCGCCCGGCCAACGTCACCGGGCCGGACAAAGTCCGCGGTTCAATGGACCACGTGCTGTGCATCACCCAGCCGGCGCGCGGCCAGGAGGTGCACTTCCCCTACCGCGACGCCATGCGCCTGCCGATCCACGTGGAAGACATCGCCGAAGTTTTCACGCGCGTGACGCTGGCCGAGGCGACGCGGCACCCGATCTACAACTCCGGCGGCGAGACGATCAGCCTGGGTGCGCTGGCAGACCTGGTGACACGCTACCTGCCGGACGCGAAGATCGGGTTCGACAAGGCCGAGGGAGGCCGCGAGCGCTCGGGCAACTACCTGATGGACAATACCCGCCTGCTCAGCGAGTTCGAGGTGCAGTACGCCCCCTTCCCGCGGCGCGTGCTCGAAATCATCAA is a window of Dehalococcoidia bacterium DNA encoding:
- a CDS encoding NAD(P)-dependent oxidoreductase produces the protein MKILVLGGGGFIGPRVMRRLLDRGHDVACMDVNTNSPLLAALREKVQLSRGDVTLMDDVIEAMLESKPDRVLNLAYLLGSGDEDPHFAVRLNILGMDNCFEAARLCGIKRVIYASSLAVYGQQRHFGERALTEDDLRLGTGVYAASKIYNEHQAEWYNRAYQMQITGVRPANVTGPDKVRGSMDHVLCITQPARGQEVHFPYRDAMRLPIHVEDIAEVFTRVTLAEATRHPIYNSGGETISLGALADLVTRYLPDAKIGFDKAEGGRERSGNYLMDNTRLLSEFEVQYAPFPRRVLEIINEIRAEEGLPLVPA